The DNA region ATGTTAGTGTTTAAATAAACACAAGTAGTCCATATAGTTTATGATATTTTTTAGTTAGTGTTGAATATATAGGTATTTGATATAATTGATCAAAATTTTCAAATTGGTCAGTTATAATGGCATCAATGTTGTAAATGTGCATTATAGAATATTATAAGTACTATCGTAGTTAGATGTATGATCGAATGTAGCAGCATGCGAAACATCAACACTTGAAGATGCGACACATGAAGCCGCGGAAGCCTTGAGAGTTTCACAAGAAAAAATGAGAGCTAAACAATAACAAATGCAAGAATTTATGTTGCTCTCACAAATGAATCCAACTTATGATTTTGTGGGTGAAACTCAAGCATTCGGTGGATATGGCGAGGTTGGTGGATTTGGATCGGTTGGTGGCCAAGCGGTAAACGAATGAGGAAGATGGTGAAGAAGATGAGGATGAATGaatattaatttttgaattttatAACTAGCAATATAAATTGTTGCTAGATGATTTACATTTAACAAATCCATGATTTACGAGGTAATTTCACCCGTCTAAATCATGCAAAcaaaaaattataatatttttaattatttttaagtatttatcaaatttttatttttaataaattttgaatttaaatattatttaataaaaaatattatattatattattacATAATCattataattaaaattttataatataaatatataagaatattttattatttaataacaAATATTCTATTCTATTTTACATAATCATTATAACCATTGTTTCAAAATATTTATCAATAACAAATCATTTGTATTGGCTTCTTGCTCAGACGCACTTCTTAGATCCCATGCTACAGTCATGGAATCTTTTACTTGTTGAAGTCAAGTATTATTGGTCTATTTGAGATTAATGTACTTGCAGACTTGATCGAAGCAAGCTTCAAACTCAAATAAGAATTGAACCATAGAGTCAGACATTCGTTGCTTGTTGAGCTCAATCAATAATTATTGAATATCACGTGTTCAGAGACTTCTATAATCAGCAAGAAAACCTTATGTCGGCTCAGAGCTTAAGAGCCATATTTGCATCCGCCGAAGATATGGAGAACTACTTCAACAACCAAGATCAAAAGCAAACAAGGGGGAAATACAATATCCGCATTGAATGGACGAGGTAGAACAATGACTTCAACAACACAATGAATGATAGGCATGATCTTTTCCACAATAATGACATGTGAAAAGACATGTAGTTTGTTCTTAATTTTTagaagattttatttttatttacaAATGTAACCTAGAGAATAGAAATAGCCACCATAAGTGATCTTCCTCTCCCATTGTATTATCCATTTCATTGTctttaataaacaagtttgtaGCTGTGTTTTTTCTCAAATATGCGACTTTAGCACTTTAGCATTGAACATatgatccaaaagaaacttgaaggtgaaggatgagaaaagaatcaaaGAACTTGTATTCAACCTGTATATACCTTATCTAGTAAGGTTTGAGCTAAATAAATTTCATTGttcatttttctttctttatgagtGTATCCATGGATTATTATTTTATCTGGTTTGATCTATTTCTGATTAAGTTTATCTGGTTTGACTGACATCCACTTAGACAGTTTTTTatttataactttgagcctttttaAACCTTATGTAATGTAGTATATTCATTGCTAACCACATGTTTATCACATGCTTTTATAACACTGTCCTTTTTTTCTCTCTATTAAAGGACATGATTATCACTTGTTTCTCAACCTCATATCTTGAACACATAACACACAAACAGAGAACATCATCAAAGATGGAGAATTTTGAAGTGAGAAAACCACATGCTGTGTTGATTCCAGCTCCAGGTCAAGGCCATATAAATCCATTGTTGAAACTAGCAAAGCTTCTTCACCTTAAAGGCTTTCACATAACCTTTGTAAACACTGAATACAACCACAAACGCTTGCTCAAATCAAGAGGTTCTAATTCCTTTGATGGTTTCACTGATTTTTGCTTTGAGACTATACCAGATGGTTTAACTCCACTAGAAGGTGATGGTGATGTTACTCAACACGTACCTTCTCTTTGTCTATCTATAAGAAAGAATTTCCTCAAACCATATTGTGAACTTCTTTCTAGACTTAATGAATCTGCAAATATTGGTCTTATTCCACATGTTACTTGCTTAGTTTCTGATTGTTTGATGAGTTTTACTATACAAGCTGCTAAAGAATTTGCACTACCAAATGTTCTCTTCTTTCCATCAAGTGCATGTTCTTTATTAAATGTTTTGTACTTTCGTTCCTTTGTAGAAAAAGGTCTCACACCACTGAAAGGTACTACTCCTAAATTAAGTTTTTTCTTAAGAGTATAATATATACAATTACTATTACTATTATTATGTgtatataaacaagtatatatCCTCTTAGGTGTGTTTGGAACTTCAAACTATTAACTTTGATATTCATGATATGCAGATGAGAGTTATTTGACAAATGGATACTTGGAAACCAAAGTAGATTGGATTCCAGGTTTAAAAAACTTTCGGTTGAAGGACATTTTCGACTTTATTAGGACAACAAATCCAAATGATATCATGTTAGAATTCTTTATTGATATCGCAGATAGAGTTCCTAGAGATTCTACTATCATTTTGAATACTTTCAATGAGCTTGAGAGTGATGTAATAAATGTTCTCTTGTCTATGTTTCCTTCTCTTTACCCAATTGGCCCTTTATCTTCATTATTAAACCAAACTCCATCTAATCATCAATTAGCATCTCTAGATTCCAATCTTTGGAAAGAAAATACCAAGTGCCTTGAATGGCTTGAACCCAAGGAACCTGGATCTGTTGTTTATGTAAATTTCGGAAGCATCACGGTTATGTCTGAAGAGAAACTGTTAGAGTTTGCGTGGGGTTTGGCAAATAGCAAGAAACCATTTTTGTGGATCATTAGGCCTGATCTTGTTATTGGTGGTTCGGTGGTTTTGTCATCTGAGTTTTTGAATGAAATTTCTGATAGAGGCCTAATAGCAAGTTGGTGTCCGCAAGAGAAAGTTTTGAACCATCCTTCAATCGGTGGATTCTTGACTCATTGCGGATGGAACTCAACCACTGAAAGCATATGTGCTGGAGTGCCAATGTTGTGTTGGCCATTTTTTGGTGATCAGCCACCAAACAGTAGATTTATTTGCAATGAATGGGAGATTGGAATTGAAATCGATACAAACGTGAAGAGAGACGAGGTGGAGAAGCTTGTGAATGAGTTGATGGTGGGAGAGAAAGGAAAGAAGATGAGGCAAAAGGCAATGGAATTGAAGAAGAAGGCTTTGGAGAGCACTAGTCCAGGAGGTTGTTCATACATGAACCTAGACAAAGTTATTAAAGAAGTCTTGCTTAAACAGAATTAGCACTATTTTCAAGAATGTAACATTGTAATATCTTATTGATTTTCTTCTATTTAATGTACTTAGTAGTCAAGCAAAAACTAATCATCTTTTAGAATTTTTGAACCAACTAACTATTGAACTATGACTCAATAGATCTCACCAATTTGTTTTCTGAACCTGTTATTTAAACATCACTCAAAGCACTATTTTACCATTGTTCTCaaccaaaaaaaa from Lathyrus oleraceus cultivar Zhongwan6 chromosome 1, CAAS_Psat_ZW6_1.0, whole genome shotgun sequence includes:
- the LOC127121436 gene encoding 7-deoxyloganetin glucosyltransferase isoform X1 produces the protein MFITCFYNTVLFFSLLKDMIITCFSTSYLEHITHKQRTSSKMENFEVRKPHAVLIPAPGQGHINPLLKLAKLLHLKGFHITFVNTEYNHKRLLKSRGSNSFDGFTDFCFETIPDGLTPLEGDGDVTQHVPSLCLSIRKNFLKPYCELLSRLNESANIGLIPHVTCLVSDCLMSFTIQAAKEFALPNVLFFPSSACSLLNVLYFRSFVEKGLTPLKDESYLTNGYLETKVDWIPGLKNFRLKDIFDFIRTTNPNDIMLEFFIDIADRVPRDSTIILNTFNELESDVINVLLSMFPSLYPIGPLSSLLNQTPSNHQLASLDSNLWKENTKCLEWLEPKEPGSVVYVNFGSITVMSEEKLLEFAWGLANSKKPFLWIIRPDLVIGGSVVLSSEFLNEISDRGLIASWCPQEKVLNHPSIGGFLTHCGWNSTTESICAGVPMLCWPFFGDQPPNSRFICNEWEIGIEIDTNVKRDEVEKLVNELMVGEKGKKMRQKAMELKKKALESTSPGGCSYMNLDKVIKEVLLKQN
- the LOC127121436 gene encoding 7-deoxyloganetin glucosyltransferase isoform X10: MFITCFYNTVLFFSLLKDMIITCFSTSYLEHITHKQRTSSKMENFEVRKPHAVLIPAPGQGHINPLLKLAKLLHLKGFHITFVNTEYNHKRLLKSRGSNSFDGFTDFCFETIPDGLTPLEDESYLTNGYLETKVDWIPGLKNFRLKDIFDFIRTTNPNDIMLEFFIDIADRVPRDSTIILNTFNELESDVINVLLSMFPSLYPIGPLSSLLNQTPSNHQLASLDSNLWKENTKCLEWLEPKEPGSVVYVNFGSITVMSEEKLLEFAWGLANSKKPFLWIIRPDLVIGGSVVLSSEFLNEISDRGLIASWCPQEKVLNHPSIGGFLTHCGWNSTTESICAGVPMLCWPFFGDQPPNSRFICNEWEIGIEIDTNVKRDEVEKLVNELMVGEKGKKMRQKAMELKKKALESTSPGGCSYMNLDKVIKEVLLKQN
- the LOC127121436 gene encoding 7-deoxyloganetin glucosyltransferase isoform X2 — protein: MGNFAEKKPHAVLIPYPAQGHINPLFKLAKLLHFKGFHITFVNTEYNHKRLLKSRGPKAFDGLIDFTFETIPDGLTSMDGDGDVTQDVPSLCQSIRKNFLRPYCELLSRLDESANIGLIPHVTCLVSDCLMSFTIQAAEKFALPNILFFPASACSLLCILHYRSFVEKGLTPLKDESYLTNGYLETKVDWIPGLKNFRLKDIFDFIRTTNPNDIMLEFFIDIADRVPRDSTIILNTFNELESDVINVLLSMFPSLYPIGPLSSLLNQTPSNHQLASLDSNLWKENTKCLEWLEPKEPGSVVYVNFGSITVMSEEKLLEFAWGLANSKKPFLWIIRPDLVIGGSVVLSSEFLNEISDRGLIASWCPQEKVLNHPSIGGFLTHCGWNSTTESICAGVPMLCWPFFGDQPPNSRFICNEWEIGIEIDTNVKRDEVEKLVNELMVGEKGKKMRQKAMELKKKALESTSPGGCSYMNLDKVIKEVLLKQN
- the LOC127121436 gene encoding 7-deoxyloganetin glucosyltransferase isoform X7, with the protein product MSTFSDNKKPHAVLIPYPAQGHINPLFKLAKLLHFKGFHITFVNTEYNHKRLLNSRGPNAFDGFTDFCFETIPDGLTPMEGDGDVTQDVPALCQSIRKNFLRPYCELLSRLDESANVGLIPHVTCLVSDCLMTFTIQAAEKFALPNVLFFPSSACSLLNVLYFRSFVEKGLTPLKDESYLTNGYLETKVDWIPGLKNFRLKDIFDFIRTTNPNDIMLEFFIDIADRVPRDSTIILNTFNELESDVINVLLSMFPSLYPIGPLSSLLNQTPSNHQLASLDSNLWKENTKCLEWLEPKEPGSVVYVNFGSITVMSEEKLLEFAWGLANSKKPFLWIIRPDLVIGGSVVLSSEFLNEISDRGLIASWCPQEKVLNHPSIGGFLTHCGWNSTTESICAGVPMLCWPFFGDQPPNSRFICNEWEIGIEIDTNVKRDEVEKLVNELMVGEKGKKMRQKAMELKKKALESTSPGGCSYMNLDKVIKEVLLKQN
- the LOC127121436 gene encoding 7-deoxyloganetin glucosyltransferase isoform X9, coding for MSTFSDNKKPHAVLIPYPAQGHINPLFKLAKLLHFKGFHITFVNTEYNHKRLLNSRGPNAFDGFTDFCFETIPDGLTPMEGDGDVTQDVPALCQSIRKNFLRPYCELLSRLDESANVGLIPHVTCLVSDCLMTFTIQAAEKFALPNVLFFPSSACSLLNVLYFRSFVEKGLTPLKDESYLTNGYLETKVDWIPGLKNFRLKDIFDFIRTTNPNDIMLEFFIDIADRVPRDSTIILNTFNELESDVINVLLSMFPSLYPIGPLSSLLNQTPSNHQLASLDSNLWKENTKCLEWLEPKEPGSVVYVNFGSITVMSEEKLLEFAWGLANSKKPFLWIIRPDLVIGGSVVLSSEFLNEISDRGLIASWCPQEKVLNHPSIGGFLTHCGWNSTTESICAGVPMLCWPFFGDQPPNSRFICNEWEIGIEIDTNVKRDEVEKLVNELMVGEKGKKMRQKAMELKKKALESTSPGGCSYMNLDKVIKEVLLKQN
- the LOC127121436 gene encoding 7-deoxyloganetin glucosyltransferase isoform X8; translated protein: MSTFSDNKKPHAVLIPYPAQGHINPLFKLAKLLHFKGFHITFVNTEYNHKRLLNSRGPNAFDGFTDFCFETIPDGLTPMEGDGDVTQDVPALCQSIRKNFLRPYCELLSRLDESANVGLIPHVTCLVSDCLMTFTIQAAEKFALPNVLFFPSSACSLLNVLYFRSFVEKGLTPLKDESYLTNGYLETKVDWIPGLKNFRLKDIIDYIRTTNPNDIMLEFFIDMADRVPRDSTVILNTFNELESDVINVLLSMFPSLYPIGPLSSLLNQTPSNHQLASLDSNLWKENTKCLEWLEPKEPGSVVYVNFGSITVMSEEKLLEFAWGLANSKKPFLWIIRPDLVIGGSVVLSSEFLNEISDRGLIASWCPQEKVLNHPSIGGFLTHCGWNSTTESICAGVPMLCWPFFGDQPPNSRFICNEWEIGIEIDTNVKRDEVEKLVNELMVGEKGKKMRQKAMELKKKALESTSPGGCSYMNLDKVIKEVLLKQN